The proteins below come from a single Deinococcus aerolatus genomic window:
- the rpsO gene encoding 30S ribosomal protein S15 — protein sequence MIDKKATIQAHAKSDKDTGSTAVQVALLSARINNLGAHLAENKKDKHGQRGLQLMNGQRRRLLKYLERTNYDEYIALTDQLKIRRGQRIVR from the coding sequence ATGATCGACAAGAAAGCAACCATCCAGGCCCACGCCAAGAGCGACAAGGACACCGGCAGCACCGCCGTTCAGGTGGCCCTGCTGTCCGCCCGCATCAACAACCTGGGCGCCCACCTGGCCGAGAACAAGAAGGACAAGCACGGCCAGCGCGGCCTGCAGCTGATGAACGGCCAGCGCCGCCGTCTGCTGAAGTACCTGGAGCGCACCAACTACGACGAGTACATCGCCCTGACCGATCAGCTCAAGATCCGCCGCGGCCAGCGCATCGTCCGCTAA
- a CDS encoding GNAT family N-acetyltransferase: MSAERLVRLLTAGDAAVYREVRLAALLSDPDAFLTTAAEFEGRTMESVAERLTPRDTSVTYGAFVGGELVGLLTLVREAMPRLRHRASIFGVSVAPGARSQGCGDALVRAALAHARGWDGLTSVHLTVTETQAAAHRLYERHGFRVWGTQPDAVRDGAGRALAEHHLWLPVGSATA; this comes from the coding sequence TTGTCGGCTGAACGGCTGGTCCGGCTGCTGACCGCCGGGGACGCCGCCGTCTACCGCGAGGTCCGGCTGGCCGCCCTGCTCAGCGACCCGGACGCCTTCCTCACCACCGCCGCCGAGTTTGAGGGCAGGACGATGGAGTCGGTTGCCGAGCGGCTCACGCCCCGGGACACGTCGGTGACCTACGGTGCGTTCGTGGGCGGGGAACTGGTGGGCCTGCTGACGCTGGTCCGCGAAGCAATGCCCAGATTGCGGCACCGGGCCAGCATCTTCGGCGTGTCCGTGGCCCCAGGGGCACGCAGCCAGGGCTGCGGCGACGCGCTGGTGCGGGCGGCCCTGGCCCACGCGCGCGGCTGGGACGGCCTGACCTCCGTCCACCTGACGGTCACCGAGACGCAGGCCGCCGCCCACCGCCTGTACGAACGCCACGGCTTCCGGGTCTGGGGCACGCAGCCCGACGCCGTCCGCGACGGGGCAGGCCGCGCCCTGGCCGAGCATCACCTGTGGCTGCCGGTGGGCAGCGCCACCGCCTGA
- a CDS encoding carbon-nitrogen hydrolase family protein — MTVVRVAAAAYGVDFLADWAAYEAKVSAWVAEAAGAGAELLVFPEYAALELVALLPPGLHHDVLGMRPALQALLPEFLALHARLARQHALCIVAGSFPVAGAGGYVNRAHVFAPDGTHAWQDKLLMTRFEAEEWDIAPGAGVRVFALTLRGGDTLRFGVATCYDSEFPGLARRVAEGGAELLLVPSFTGSRAGFTRVRVGSMARALEGQCYALHAPLIADAPWSYALEDAVGRAAIYAPADGDLPEDGVVAEGEWNGSGWLIRDLDLKLIRDVRVGGHVLNWRDRTAAEKRATPAEAVILGAGVVG, encoded by the coding sequence ATGACGGTGGTGCGGGTGGCAGCGGCGGCGTATGGCGTGGATTTTCTGGCGGACTGGGCGGCCTACGAGGCCAAGGTCAGCGCCTGGGTGGCGGAGGCGGCGGGGGCCGGCGCGGAGCTGCTGGTCTTTCCCGAGTACGCGGCGCTGGAACTGGTGGCGCTGCTGCCGCCGGGGCTGCACCACGACGTGCTGGGCATGCGGCCCGCGCTGCAAGCGTTGCTGCCCGAATTTCTGGCGCTGCATGCCCGGCTGGCGCGGCAGCACGCGCTGTGCATCGTGGCGGGCAGCTTTCCGGTGGCCGGGGCAGGCGGGTACGTCAACCGCGCCCACGTCTTCGCACCGGACGGCACGCACGCGTGGCAGGACAAATTGCTGATGACCCGCTTCGAGGCCGAGGAGTGGGACATCGCGCCCGGCGCGGGCGTGCGGGTCTTCGCGCTGACGCTGCGCGGGGGCGACACGTTGCGGTTCGGGGTGGCCACCTGCTACGACAGCGAGTTCCCCGGCCTGGCCCGCCGGGTGGCCGAGGGCGGCGCCGAACTGCTGCTGGTGCCGTCCTTTACCGGCAGCCGCGCCGGCTTTACCCGCGTGCGGGTGGGCAGCATGGCCCGTGCCCTGGAAGGACAGTGCTACGCCCTCCACGCCCCGCTGATCGCCGATGCGCCGTGGTCCTACGCCCTGGAGGACGCCGTGGGCCGCGCCGCCATCTACGCCCCCGCCGATGGCGATCTGCCCGAGGACGGCGTGGTGGCCGAGGGTGAATGGAACGGGAGCGGCTGGTTGATCCGTGACCTGGATCTGAAGTTGATCCGCGACGTGCGCGTGGGCGGCCACGTCCTGAACTGGCGGGACCGGACGGCGGCTGAAAAGCGGGCCACCCCCGCCGAGGCCGTGATCCTGGGGGCGGGCGTTGTCGGCTGA
- a CDS encoding 5-formyltetrahydrofolate cyclo-ligase — protein MDPLLPGAYREQLWTALMRARACAYPLPPHGRHPNFIGARQAAAQLLAHPQVAGLGTLIVGPERALYPLRKLALQAGMTLYVPNQKKEARAGQLWYWRLRDPAGARLSAMPRVGEPALSLPGRLTLEGAQAAVLASVAVGWDGARLGKGFGWGARGLGLGLPEYTLAHPLMLSPTLPCPADSRVVLIGTPDAVLEVSGSPFPAS, from the coding sequence ATGGACCCCCTCCTGCCCGGTGCGTACCGCGAACAGCTGTGGACGGCCCTGATGCGGGCGCGGGCCTGCGCCTACCCGCTGCCGCCACACGGCCGCCACCCCAATTTCATCGGCGCCCGGCAGGCGGCCGCGCAGCTGCTCGCGCACCCGCAGGTCGCGGGGCTGGGCACGCTGATCGTCGGTCCCGAACGGGCGCTGTACCCGCTGCGGAAGCTGGCGCTGCAGGCGGGCATGACGCTGTACGTGCCGAACCAGAAGAAAGAGGCCCGCGCCGGGCAGCTGTGGTACTGGCGCCTGCGGGACCCGGCCGGCGCCCGCCTGAGCGCCATGCCGCGCGTGGGCGAGCCGGCCCTGTCGCTGCCCGGCCGCCTGACCCTGGAGGGCGCGCAGGCCGCCGTGCTGGCCAGCGTGGCGGTGGGCTGGGACGGCGCGCGGCTGGGCAAGGGCTTCGGCTGGGGAGCGCGCGGCCTGGGCCTGGGCCTGCCGGAATACACGCTGGCGCATCCGCTGATGCTGAGCCCCACGCTGCCCTGCCCCGCCGACTCCCGCGTGGTCCTGATCGGCACGCCGGACGCGGTGCTGGAAGTTTCCGGTTCCCCGTTCCCGGCCAGCTGA
- a CDS encoding maleylpyruvate isomerase N-terminal domain-containing protein: MTKPNTPNVLVPALITVAGVGLAAGAAYLARQRKGEVKDFVVSRVLEAPAGRSSYTDLGQGLERGGTALAGRAARAADTPANREVLAHIIGIERWGQDRLRAALGRATYQSDTYHAYRPAPDASLTDLRDLLSQTRSGTVDLARQLHANPPEDGDTVNHNGLGPLTAKAWLRYLTQHADLESRRLRGAKEEAREGQEVMPEAAPS, translated from the coding sequence ATGACCAAGCCAAACACCCCCAACGTTCTTGTACCTGCCCTGATCACGGTGGCAGGCGTGGGCCTGGCCGCCGGGGCCGCCTACCTGGCCCGCCAGCGCAAGGGCGAGGTCAAGGACTTCGTGGTCTCGCGCGTGCTGGAAGCCCCCGCCGGGCGCAGCAGCTACACCGATCTGGGCCAGGGCCTGGAACGCGGCGGCACCGCCCTGGCCGGACGCGCCGCGCGGGCCGCCGACACCCCGGCCAACCGCGAGGTGCTGGCCCACATCATCGGCATCGAGCGCTGGGGCCAGGACCGGCTGCGGGCGGCGCTGGGCCGCGCGACCTACCAGTCCGACACCTACCACGCCTACCGCCCCGCGCCGGACGCCAGCCTGACGGACCTGCGGGACCTGCTGTCTCAGACCCGTTCCGGCACCGTCGATCTGGCCCGGCAGCTGCACGCCAACCCGCCGGAGGACGGCGATACCGTGAACCACAACGGCCTGGGGCCGCTGACCGCCAAGGCGTGGCTGCGCTACCTGACCCAGCACGCGGACCTGGAAAGCCGCCGGCTGCGCGGCGCGAAGGAGGAGGCCAGAGAGGGACAGGAGGTCATGCCCGAAGCGGCGCCGTCCTGA
- a CDS encoding PilT/PilU family type 4a pilus ATPase, with amino-acid sequence MSVLNSVLAAIVKDRASDIHLRVGSAPAGRVGGLIKRYGESRLSPDHVADFAREMMTPAMWDHFQTTREADFAYGVAGVARFRVNAYFQRGTVGLIMRVIEDKPIPTFEQLGLPQDTFTALTEHERGLVLVTGPTGSGKTTTLASMIDHINATQPVNIVTLEDPVEVLHRDRMAMISQRELGLDTLSFTAGLRASMRQDPDIILIGEMRDKETVEAALSAAQTGHLVFSTLHTQDAVRTVNRIIDFFAPHERLQVRRSLSESMVGIVSQRLLPRVDGGRVLGLEILLGTPTIRECIKDPERTEEIKQALIEGSAHGMHTFDQHLAALVQDGQISAEDAMATATSPHELKLFMMRHQFAS; translated from the coding sequence ATGAGTGTTCTGAACAGCGTTTTGGCTGCGATTGTCAAGGACCGGGCCAGCGACATCCACCTGCGGGTGGGCAGCGCGCCGGCAGGGCGTGTGGGGGGTCTGATCAAGCGCTACGGCGAGAGCCGCCTGTCGCCCGATCACGTCGCGGACTTCGCCCGCGAGATGATGACGCCCGCCATGTGGGACCACTTCCAGACAACCCGCGAGGCGGATTTTGCCTACGGCGTCGCCGGGGTGGCGCGCTTCCGGGTCAACGCCTACTTCCAGCGCGGCACGGTGGGCCTGATCATGCGCGTGATCGAGGACAAGCCCATTCCCACCTTCGAGCAGCTGGGCCTGCCGCAGGACACCTTCACGGCGCTCACCGAGCATGAGCGCGGTCTGGTGCTGGTCACCGGCCCCACCGGTAGCGGCAAGACCACCACGCTGGCCAGCATGATTGACCACATCAACGCCACCCAGCCGGTCAACATCGTGACCCTGGAAGACCCGGTCGAGGTGCTGCACCGCGACCGCATGGCTATGATCAGCCAGCGCGAACTGGGCCTCGACACCCTGAGCTTCACGGCGGGCCTGCGCGCCAGCATGCGCCAGGACCCCGACATCATCCTGATCGGCGAGATGCGCGACAAGGAAACGGTCGAGGCGGCCCTGAGCGCCGCGCAGACCGGACACCTGGTCTTTTCCACGCTGCACACCCAGGACGCGGTGCGGACCGTCAACCGCATCATTGATTTCTTCGCCCCGCACGAGCGCCTGCAGGTGCGCCGCAGCCTGTCGGAGTCCATGGTGGGCATCGTCAGCCAGCGCCTGCTGCCGCGCGTGGACGGGGGCCGGGTGCTGGGGCTGGAGATTCTGCTGGGCACGCCCACCATCCGCGAGTGCATCAAGGACCCCGAGCGCACCGAGGAGATCAAGCAGGCGCTGATCGAGGGCAGCGCGCACGGCATGCACACCTTCGATCAGCACCTGGCCGCGCTGGTCCAGGACGGTCAGATCAGCGCCGAGGACGCCATGGCCACCGCCACCAGCCCGCACGAGCTCAAGCTGTTCATGATGCGCCACCAGTTCGCGTCCTGA
- the argB gene encoding acetylglutamate kinase yields the protein MVIKYGGNAMKSLELRRAVAAEIAALRGEHLPVVVHGGGPFIERELTARGLLSTFKGGLRVTPPELMDVVEMALCALNKRLSQDVGGAVGLMGRDSDLLRAETFDPALGRVGRVTGVNADLLRTLLGAGLTPVLGCVAVGPDGEALNVNADTAAGAVAGALGVGIVFLTDVDGVYRDYPDPDSRAAHLSRAEAEVGIAQGWIAGGMIPKVRAALDALQRGAPFATVASGMTAGVLAAAARGEAGTRLTP from the coding sequence ATGGTCATCAAGTACGGCGGCAACGCCATGAAAAGCCTGGAACTGCGCCGCGCCGTGGCGGCCGAGATCGCCGCGCTGCGCGGGGAGCACCTGCCGGTGGTGGTTCACGGCGGCGGGCCCTTCATCGAGCGCGAACTGACGGCGCGTGGACTGCTCAGCACCTTCAAAGGTGGACTGCGCGTCACGCCGCCGGAACTGATGGACGTCGTGGAGATGGCGCTGTGCGCGCTGAACAAGCGCCTCAGTCAGGACGTGGGGGGGGCGGTGGGGCTGATGGGCCGCGACAGCGATCTGCTGCGCGCCGAGACGTTCGATCCCGCGCTGGGGCGGGTGGGCCGCGTGACCGGGGTGAACGCCGACCTGCTGCGGACCCTGCTGGGCGCGGGCCTGACCCCGGTCCTGGGCTGCGTTGCCGTGGGGCCGGACGGCGAGGCGCTGAACGTCAACGCCGACACCGCCGCCGGCGCGGTGGCCGGGGCACTGGGGGTGGGCATCGTGTTCCTGACGGACGTGGACGGGGTGTACCGCGACTACCCCGATCCGGACAGCCGCGCCGCCCACCTGAGCCGCGCCGAGGCCGAGGTCGGCATCGCCCAGGGCTGGATTGCCGGGGGCATGATTCCCAAGGTCCGCGCGGCGCTGGACGCCCTGCAACGCGGCGCGCCGTTTGCCACGGTGGCCAGCGGCATGACGGCGGGCGTGCTGGCGGCAGCCGCGCGCGGCGAGGCCGGGACGCGCCTCACGCCGTGA